From a single Pelodiscus sinensis isolate JC-2024 chromosome 4, ASM4963464v1, whole genome shotgun sequence genomic region:
- the FUS gene encoding RNA-binding protein FUS isoform X3, whose product MASNDYSQPATQSYGAYPAPPGQGYSQQTSQPYSQQSYSGYGQSADTSAYGQNSYSSSYGQNQSTGYSTQSTPPAYGTTGYGSSQTSQTSYGQPSSYPSYSQPPAASSTTGSYGSSSQSTSYGQPPSSGYGQQSSYSSQQPSSYGQQPSYNPPQSYGQQSQYSSGSSSSGGGGGNSGSSSYGQDQSSMSGSSGGGGGGGYGSQDQSSYGGGQQDRGGRGRGGYGRGGFDRGGRGGRGGRGGMGGGERGGFNKFGGPRDQGPRHDSASEQDNSDNNTIFVQGLGENVTIESVADYFKQIGIIKTNKKTGQPMINLYTDRETGKLKGEATVSFDDPPSAKAAIDWFDGKEFSGNAIKVSFATRRADFNRGGGNGRGGRGRGGPMGRVGFGGGGGGGGNSGPGGGNRGGFPSGGGGQQRAGDWKCPNPACENMNFSWRNECNQCKAPKPEGPGGPHMGGGGGFGEERRGGRGGYDRGGFRGGRGGDRGGFRGGRGGDRGGGFGPGKMDNRGDHRQDRRDRPY is encoded by the exons atGGCGTCTAACG ATTACAGCCAGCCGGCCACCCAGAG CTATGGGGCTTACCCAGCACCACCAGGACAGGGATACTCTCAGCAAACGAGTCAGCCCTACAGCCAGCAGAGCTACAGCGGTTACGGCCAGTCTGCAGACACCTCAGCATATGGACAGAACAGTTACAGTTCTTCTTACGGCCAGAATCAAAGCA CTGGCTACAGCACTCAGTCAACACCTCCAGCTTATGGAACAACTGGATATGGCAGCAGTCAGACCTCTCAGACCTCTTACGGACAACCCTCATCGTATCCTAGCTATTCCCAGCCACCAGCAGCCAGCTCAACAACGGGAAG CTATGGAAGCAGCTCCCAAAGCACAAGCTATGGCCAGCCCCCAAGTAGCGGCTATGGCCAGCAATCCAGCTACAGTAGCCAGCAACCAAGCTCCTATGGGCAGCAGCCATCTTACAACCCTCCACAAAGCTACGGGCAGCAGAGCCAGTACAGTAGCGGCAGTAGCAGCAGCGGAGGAGGTGGAGGCAACAGTGGAT CCAGCAGCTACGGCCAGGACCAGTCGTCCATGAGCGGCAGTAGTGGTGGTGGCGGCGGTGGTGGCTACGGTAGCCAGGATCAGAGCAGCTATGGAGGTGGCCAGCAAGACCgtggtggcaggggcaggggaggataTGGCCGGGGCGGCTTTGACCGTGGTGGAAGAGGCGGCCGTGGTGGTCGTGGAGGCATGGG CGGTGGTGAGCGTGGTGGCTTCAATAAGTTTGGTG GGCCCCGGGACCAAGGACCACGCCATGACTCTG CTTCTGAACAGGATAACTCTGACAACAACACCATTTTCGTCCAGGGACTCGGTGAAAATGTCACCATTGAGTCAGTCGCTGACTACTTCAAGCAAATAGGGATCATTAAG ACAAATAAGAAAACTGGACAACCCATGATTAACTTGTACACAGACCGTGAAACTGGGAAGCTAAAGGGGGAAGCCACTGTGTCTTTTGACGATCCTCCGTCTGCCAAGGCAGCCATTGATTGGTTTGATG GGAAGGAATTTTCCGGCAATGCTATCAAAGTTTCCTTCGCTACCCGGAGGGCGGACTTCAACCGTGGTGGTGGAAATGGCCGGGGTGGTAGAGGCCGTGGAG GGCCCATGGGTCGTGTTGGATTTGGAGGTGGTGGAGGTGGCGGTGGCAACAGTGGCCCTGGTGGAGGTAACCGGGGTGGCTTCCCTAGCGGTGGAGGTGGCCAGCAGCGTGCAGGGGACTGGAAGTGTCCTAACCC GGCCTGTGAGAACATGAATTTTTCATGGCGTAATGAGTGCAACCAGTGCAAAGCGCCAAAGCCAGAGGGACCTGGAGGACCACACATGG gaggaggaggaggatttggGGAAGAGCGCCGGGGAGGCCGAGGTGGCTACGACCGTGGCGGCTTCCGGGGAGGCCGAGGTGGTGATCGGGGTGGCTTCCGAGGAGGCCGAGGTGGAGATCGGGGCGGTGGATTTGGGCCAGGAAAGATGGATAACAG GGGTGACCATAGACAAGACCGCCGTGACAGACCCTATTAA
- the FUS gene encoding RNA-binding protein FUS isoform X2, translating to MASNDYSQPATQSYGAYPAPPGQGYSQQTSQPYSQQSYSGYGQSADTSAYGQNSYSSSYGQNQSTGYSTQSTPPAYGTTGYGSSQTSQTSYGQPSSYPSYSQPPAASSTTGSYGSSSQSTSYGQPPSSGYGQQSSYSSQQPSSYGQQPSYNPPQSYGQQSQYSSGSSSSGGGGGNSGSSSYGQDQSSMSGSSGGGGGGGYGSQDQSSYGGGQQDRGGRGRGGYGRGGFDRGGRGGRGGRGGMGGGERGGFNKFGGPRDQGPRHDSASEQDNSDNNTIFVQGLGENVTIESVADYFKQIGIIKTNKKTGQPMINLYTDRETGKLKGEATVSFDDPPSAKAAIDWFDGKEFSGNAIKVSFATRRADFNRGGGNGRGGRGRGGPMGRVGFGGGGGGGGNSGPGGGNRGGFPSGGGGQQRAGDWKCPNPACENMNFSWRNECNQCKAPKPEGPGGPHMGGGGGGFGEERRGGRGGYDRGGFRGGRGGDRGGFRGGRGGDRGGGFGPGKMDNRGDHRQDRRDRPY from the exons atGGCGTCTAACG ATTACAGCCAGCCGGCCACCCAGAG CTATGGGGCTTACCCAGCACCACCAGGACAGGGATACTCTCAGCAAACGAGTCAGCCCTACAGCCAGCAGAGCTACAGCGGTTACGGCCAGTCTGCAGACACCTCAGCATATGGACAGAACAGTTACAGTTCTTCTTACGGCCAGAATCAAAGCA CTGGCTACAGCACTCAGTCAACACCTCCAGCTTATGGAACAACTGGATATGGCAGCAGTCAGACCTCTCAGACCTCTTACGGACAACCCTCATCGTATCCTAGCTATTCCCAGCCACCAGCAGCCAGCTCAACAACGGGAAG CTATGGAAGCAGCTCCCAAAGCACAAGCTATGGCCAGCCCCCAAGTAGCGGCTATGGCCAGCAATCCAGCTACAGTAGCCAGCAACCAAGCTCCTATGGGCAGCAGCCATCTTACAACCCTCCACAAAGCTACGGGCAGCAGAGCCAGTACAGTAGCGGCAGTAGCAGCAGCGGAGGAGGTGGAGGCAACAGTGGAT CCAGCAGCTACGGCCAGGACCAGTCGTCCATGAGCGGCAGTAGTGGTGGTGGCGGCGGTGGTGGCTACGGTAGCCAGGATCAGAGCAGCTATGGAGGTGGCCAGCAAGACCgtggtggcaggggcaggggaggataTGGCCGGGGCGGCTTTGACCGTGGTGGAAGAGGCGGCCGTGGTGGTCGTGGAGGCATGGG CGGTGGTGAGCGTGGTGGCTTCAATAAGTTTGGTG GGCCCCGGGACCAAGGACCACGCCATGACTCTG CTTCTGAACAGGATAACTCTGACAACAACACCATTTTCGTCCAGGGACTCGGTGAAAATGTCACCATTGAGTCAGTCGCTGACTACTTCAAGCAAATAGGGATCATTAAG ACAAATAAGAAAACTGGACAACCCATGATTAACTTGTACACAGACCGTGAAACTGGGAAGCTAAAGGGGGAAGCCACTGTGTCTTTTGACGATCCTCCGTCTGCCAAGGCAGCCATTGATTGGTTTGATG GGAAGGAATTTTCCGGCAATGCTATCAAAGTTTCCTTCGCTACCCGGAGGGCGGACTTCAACCGTGGTGGTGGAAATGGCCGGGGTGGTAGAGGCCGTGGAG GGCCCATGGGTCGTGTTGGATTTGGAGGTGGTGGAGGTGGCGGTGGCAACAGTGGCCCTGGTGGAGGTAACCGGGGTGGCTTCCCTAGCGGTGGAGGTGGCCAGCAGCGTGCAGGGGACTGGAAGTGTCCTAACCC GGCCTGTGAGAACATGAATTTTTCATGGCGTAATGAGTGCAACCAGTGCAAAGCGCCAAAGCCAGAGGGACCTGGAGGACCACACATGG gaggaggaggaggaggatttggGGAAGAGCGCCGGGGAGGCCGAGGTGGCTACGACCGTGGCGGCTTCCGGGGAGGCCGAGGTGGTGATCGGGGTGGCTTCCGAGGAGGCCGAGGTGGAGATCGGGGCGGTGGATTTGGGCCAGGAAAGATGGATAACAG GGGTGACCATAGACAAGACCGCCGTGACAGACCCTATTAA
- the FUS gene encoding RNA-binding protein FUS isoform X1: MASNDYSQPATQSYGAYPAPPGQGYSQQTSQPYSQQSYSGYGQSADTSAYGQNSYSSSYGQNQSTGYSTQSTPPAYGTTGYGSSQTSQTSYGQPSSYPSYSQPPAASSTTGSYGSSSQSTSYGQPPSSGYGQQSSYSSQQPSSYGQQPSYNPPQSYGQQSQYSSGSSSSGGGGGNSGSSSYGQDQSSMSGSSGGGGGGGYGSQDQSSYGGGQQDRGGRGRGGYGRGGFDRGGRGGRGGRGGMGGGERGGFNKFGGPRDQGPRHDSASEQDNSDNNTIFVQGLGENVTIESVADYFKQIGIIKTNKKTGQPMINLYTDRETGKLKGEATVSFDDPPSAKAAIDWFDGKEFSGNAIKVSFATRRADFNRGGGNGRGGRGRGGPMGRVGFGGGGGGGGNSGPGGGNRGGFPSGGGGQQRAGDWKCPNPACENMNFSWRNECNQCKAPKPEGPGGPHMGGGGGGGFGEERRGGRGGYDRGGFRGGRGGDRGGFRGGRGGDRGGGFGPGKMDNRGDHRQDRRDRPY; the protein is encoded by the exons atGGCGTCTAACG ATTACAGCCAGCCGGCCACCCAGAG CTATGGGGCTTACCCAGCACCACCAGGACAGGGATACTCTCAGCAAACGAGTCAGCCCTACAGCCAGCAGAGCTACAGCGGTTACGGCCAGTCTGCAGACACCTCAGCATATGGACAGAACAGTTACAGTTCTTCTTACGGCCAGAATCAAAGCA CTGGCTACAGCACTCAGTCAACACCTCCAGCTTATGGAACAACTGGATATGGCAGCAGTCAGACCTCTCAGACCTCTTACGGACAACCCTCATCGTATCCTAGCTATTCCCAGCCACCAGCAGCCAGCTCAACAACGGGAAG CTATGGAAGCAGCTCCCAAAGCACAAGCTATGGCCAGCCCCCAAGTAGCGGCTATGGCCAGCAATCCAGCTACAGTAGCCAGCAACCAAGCTCCTATGGGCAGCAGCCATCTTACAACCCTCCACAAAGCTACGGGCAGCAGAGCCAGTACAGTAGCGGCAGTAGCAGCAGCGGAGGAGGTGGAGGCAACAGTGGAT CCAGCAGCTACGGCCAGGACCAGTCGTCCATGAGCGGCAGTAGTGGTGGTGGCGGCGGTGGTGGCTACGGTAGCCAGGATCAGAGCAGCTATGGAGGTGGCCAGCAAGACCgtggtggcaggggcaggggaggataTGGCCGGGGCGGCTTTGACCGTGGTGGAAGAGGCGGCCGTGGTGGTCGTGGAGGCATGGG CGGTGGTGAGCGTGGTGGCTTCAATAAGTTTGGTG GGCCCCGGGACCAAGGACCACGCCATGACTCTG CTTCTGAACAGGATAACTCTGACAACAACACCATTTTCGTCCAGGGACTCGGTGAAAATGTCACCATTGAGTCAGTCGCTGACTACTTCAAGCAAATAGGGATCATTAAG ACAAATAAGAAAACTGGACAACCCATGATTAACTTGTACACAGACCGTGAAACTGGGAAGCTAAAGGGGGAAGCCACTGTGTCTTTTGACGATCCTCCGTCTGCCAAGGCAGCCATTGATTGGTTTGATG GGAAGGAATTTTCCGGCAATGCTATCAAAGTTTCCTTCGCTACCCGGAGGGCGGACTTCAACCGTGGTGGTGGAAATGGCCGGGGTGGTAGAGGCCGTGGAG GGCCCATGGGTCGTGTTGGATTTGGAGGTGGTGGAGGTGGCGGTGGCAACAGTGGCCCTGGTGGAGGTAACCGGGGTGGCTTCCCTAGCGGTGGAGGTGGCCAGCAGCGTGCAGGGGACTGGAAGTGTCCTAACCC GGCCTGTGAGAACATGAATTTTTCATGGCGTAATGAGTGCAACCAGTGCAAAGCGCCAAAGCCAGAGGGACCTGGAGGACCACACATGG gaggaggaggaggaggaggatttggGGAAGAGCGCCGGGGAGGCCGAGGTGGCTACGACCGTGGCGGCTTCCGGGGAGGCCGAGGTGGTGATCGGGGTGGCTTCCGAGGAGGCCGAGGTGGAGATCGGGGCGGTGGATTTGGGCCAGGAAAGATGGATAACAG GGGTGACCATAGACAAGACCGCCGTGACAGACCCTATTAA
- the LOC102461973 gene encoding sulfotransferase 1C2-like, whose amino-acid sequence MTSLQDAMAKEQSNAPMLETEGRPALGEVEGVLLAQATCNEWPRIQRFQARPDDLLICTYPKAGTTWIQEIVDMIQQEGDLEKCQRAPVHRRHPFIEWARPPQPSGVEQAEAMPPPRTLKTHLPVQLLPPSFWEQRCKFLYVARNAKDCMVSYYHFQRMNKMVPDPGPWPEYFEKFMAGKVGWGSWHAHVKGWWKAKDTHRLLFLFYEDMKQDPKREIEKVAQFLGKNLDQALLEKIVYHTSFDVMKDNPMANRTGVPLSVMDQSISPFMRKGTVGDWKNHFTVAQNEHFDEDYEKKMAGSNLTFCMEL is encoded by the exons ATGACTAGTCTGCAGGACGCTATGGCCAAAGAACAGAGTAACGCGCCTATGCTGGAAACAGAGGGACGTCCAGCACTGGGCGAAGTGGAGGGGGTTCTGCTCGCCCAGGCCACCTGCAATGAATGGCCGCGGATCCAGAGGTTCCAAGCCAGGCCTGACGACCTGCTCATCTGCACCTATCCCAAGGCAG GCACAACATGGATCCAGGAGATCGTAGACATGATCCAACAGGAGGGGGACCTGGAGAAGTGCCAGCGGGCGCCCGTCCACCGCCGGCACCCCTTCATCGAGTGGGCTCGCCCGCCCCAGCCCTCAG GGGTGGAGCAGGCCGAAGCCATGCCCCCGCCACGGACCCTGAAAACCCACCTCCCCGTCCAGCTGTTGCCTCCGTCCTTCTGGGAACAGCGGTGTAAG ttcCTGTACGTGGCTCGCAATGCCAAGGACTGCATGGTCTCCTACTACCACTTCCAGAGGATGAACAAGATGGTGCCCGACCCTGGCCCCTGGCCCGAGTATTTCGAGAAGTTCATGGCGGGCAAAG TGGGCTGGGGCTCGTGGCACGCCCACgtgaagggctggtggaaggCGAAGGACACACATCGCCTGCTCTTCCTCTTCTACGAGGACATGAAGCAG GACCCGAAGCGTGAGATCGAGAAGGTGGCCCAGTTTCTGGGAAAGAACCTGGACCAGGCGCTCCTGGAGAAGATCGTCTACCACACGTCATTCGACGTCATGAAGGACAATCCCATGGCGAACCGCACCGGTGTCCCCCTGTCCGTCATGGACCAGTCCATCTCCCCGTTCATGCGCAAAG GGACCGTCGGGGACTGGAAGAATCACTTCACCGTGGCGCAGAACGAGCACTTTGATGAGGACTATGAGAAGAAGATGGCTGGGAGCAATCTGACCTTCTGCATGGAGCTCTGA